The following proteins are encoded in a genomic region of Lactiplantibacillus plantarum:
- a CDS encoding PTS sugar transporter subunit IIB codes for MKAINVLLVCAGGMSTSILMKKLQQYRDEQGVAGQIQAVGLSAYEDVYQDYDVILMGPQVAYRQGEVEAATGLPVAAIPPLDYAVGDSAHIFKLAENLV; via the coding sequence ATGAAGGCAATCAACGTGTTATTAGTTTGTGCGGGCGGTATGTCAACCAGCATTTTAATGAAAAAGTTACAGCAATATCGTGACGAACAAGGTGTTGCAGGGCAAATCCAGGCAGTAGGCTTGTCCGCGTATGAAGATGTCTATCAGGACTATGACGTTATTTTAATGGGGCCGCAAGTGGCTTATCGGCAGGGTGAAGTTGAGGCGGCAACTGGGTTGCCCGTCGCTGCTATTCCACCATTGGACTATGCGGTGGGTGACAGTGCCCATATTTTCAAACTGGCCGAGAACTTGGTGTGA
- a CDS encoding PTS sugar transporter subunit IIC: protein MERFFNSKLMVGLQRAGQGLGNNKFITALQAAMMSLMGILMVGAIFQITMSVLGPTMFGVLSAKSILLAYLKIPFQFSMNSLSIWVVLFLGFHYAKNLKMTAPIMNAIDALFGFWIVAGGLIVSKTGTVSIDTTYLGAQGMFIGFVVVWISVRVEKLCTDKNIRINMPDAVPQFLQDGFASIVPLLFNAVIFLGASLLVTVGTAGKYNICSGFMELLAIPLSALTSTIGIFVLCILGALLWTFGIHGTMILVPIVMPLVIQAVSENAALQAAGKPVVFAPVMLFSFMTVAGGTGNTLPLALMAMRSKSKQLSAVGKLSIIPGWFKINEPMTFGIPIMYNPIMSIPFVLNIPVVMLCALVLYKIGFLTPGWIVITAILPMGFGSYLSTLSWRNALTDYLMLIPSALIWYPFFKVYEKQLIAKEAAVEAEEKRAAVSNQGNAPMQPVKPEKEV from the coding sequence ATGGAACGCTTTTTTAATAGTAAACTGATGGTCGGCTTACAACGCGCCGGCCAGGGACTTGGCAATAATAAGTTTATTACCGCATTACAGGCAGCTATGATGTCTTTGATGGGTATTCTAATGGTTGGCGCGATCTTTCAAATCACGATGTCAGTACTTGGACCGACGATGTTTGGCGTGTTATCAGCAAAGAGTATTCTGTTAGCCTACTTGAAGATTCCATTCCAATTCTCAATGAATTCTTTATCAATTTGGGTTGTTTTATTCTTGGGATTCCATTACGCCAAGAATTTAAAAATGACGGCCCCAATCATGAATGCGATTGACGCATTATTTGGTTTTTGGATTGTGGCCGGTGGGTTGATTGTCAGTAAGACTGGAACAGTTAGCATTGATACAACCTATTTAGGTGCTCAGGGAATGTTTATTGGCTTCGTCGTAGTTTGGATTTCCGTCCGCGTTGAGAAATTATGTACAGACAAGAATATTCGAATCAACATGCCAGATGCAGTCCCCCAATTTCTCCAAGACGGTTTTGCATCCATTGTGCCATTATTGTTTAACGCCGTGATTTTCTTGGGCGCATCGTTATTAGTCACGGTTGGAACAGCCGGTAAGTATAATATTTGTTCGGGTTTTATGGAATTACTGGCAATTCCACTGAGTGCACTGACTTCAACCATAGGTATTTTTGTCCTGTGTATCTTGGGTGCTTTATTATGGACCTTTGGCATTCATGGTACGATGATTTTAGTCCCAATTGTGATGCCGTTAGTGATTCAAGCGGTTTCTGAAAATGCCGCATTGCAGGCAGCTGGGAAGCCGGTGGTGTTTGCACCTGTGATGTTGTTCTCATTTATGACCGTAGCAGGTGGAACTGGGAATACCCTGCCGTTAGCGCTAATGGCGATGCGTTCTAAATCTAAACAGCTGAGTGCCGTTGGTAAGCTGTCAATTATCCCCGGCTGGTTCAAAATTAATGAACCCATGACTTTTGGTATTCCAATTATGTATAATCCGATTATGAGTATCCCGTTTGTCCTGAATATTCCGGTAGTTATGTTGTGTGCACTCGTACTATACAAGATTGGATTTTTAACACCGGGGTGGATTGTAATTACCGCGATTTTACCCATGGGTTTTGGAAGTTATCTCAGTACGCTCAGTTGGCGCAACGCATTGACTGACTATTTGATGCTGATTCCGTCAGCGCTTATCTGGTATCCCTTCTTTAAAGTTTATGAAAAGCAACTGATTGCCAAAGAGGCGGCAGTTGAAGCTGAAGAAAAGCGGGCGGCAGTTTCGAATCAAGGTAATGCGCCCATGCAACCTGTGAAGCCTGAGAAAGAGGTGTGA